In Tepidamorphus gemmatus, one genomic interval encodes:
- the ybgF gene encoding tol-pal system protein YbgF, giving the protein MSFILSDRLTCAAAVALAMIALPPAALAQSGYDPASAANMSLRITTLEDQIRQLNGQVEQLTFQLRQMQDMMRRMSEDTEYRFQEMGHGGVPANAPSVAGQPHVMQYPQQPSGQPQMLGQGLGQAPTGAPVQGAGQPLDLSQALGQPGTLGLGQPGQQGQILGAPPQPLGAQLVAAPTDSPKDAYDLSYGYILRGEFDLAEASFRDFLTRFPGDELAGNAQYWLGESLYARGNYRDAADAFLKGFNNYPDSAKAPDSLYKLGMSLKELGQTDAACSTFAELPRRYPRAPQAVQERARSEMQKSGC; this is encoded by the coding sequence ATGTCGTTCATCCTTTCCGACCGCCTGACCTGTGCGGCGGCAGTAGCGCTCGCGATGATCGCCTTGCCGCCCGCTGCGCTCGCCCAATCCGGCTACGATCCGGCGAGCGCCGCCAACATGTCGCTCAGGATCACCACGCTCGAGGACCAGATCCGCCAGCTCAACGGGCAGGTCGAGCAGCTCACCTTCCAGCTCCGGCAGATGCAGGACATGATGCGGCGGATGTCGGAGGACACCGAGTACCGGTTCCAGGAAATGGGCCATGGCGGCGTTCCGGCGAACGCACCGTCGGTCGCCGGCCAGCCGCATGTCATGCAGTATCCGCAGCAGCCGTCCGGCCAGCCGCAGATGCTCGGTCAGGGACTTGGGCAGGCGCCGACGGGTGCTCCGGTCCAGGGCGCGGGACAGCCGCTCGACCTGTCGCAGGCGCTCGGTCAGCCGGGCACGCTCGGGCTCGGCCAGCCCGGCCAGCAGGGCCAGATCCTCGGCGCGCCGCCACAGCCGCTCGGTGCACAGCTCGTCGCAGCTCCGACCGACAGCCCGAAGGACGCCTACGATCTGTCCTATGGCTATATCCTGCGCGGTGAGTTCGACTTGGCCGAGGCGAGCTTCCGTGACTTCCTGACACGCTTCCCGGGCGACGAACTGGCCGGGAATGCCCAGTACTGGCTGGGCGAGTCGCTCTACGCGCGCGGCAACTATCGCGATGCGGCGGACGCGTTCCTGAAGGGCTTCAACAACTATCCCGATAGCGCCAAGGCGCCCGACAGCCTCTACAAGCTCGGCATGTCGCTGAAGGAACTCGGCCAGACCGATGCGGCCTGCTCCACCTTCGCCGAGCTGCCGCGTCGCTATCCTCGGGCGCCGCAGGCGGTGCAGGAGCGCGCCCGCAGCGAAATGCAGAAAAGTGGCTGCTGA
- the glmM gene encoding phosphoglucosamine mutase, with product MSNSYFGTDGIRGLANRYPITPEIALKAGMAAGIAFRRGTHRHRVVIGKDTRLSGYMIESALVAGFTSVGMDVFLLGPMPTPAVAMLTRSLRADLGVMISASHNPYHDNGIKLFDPEGYKLSNGTEDQIETLIDSDMSEYLAASAALGRAKRIEGAHARYIEFAKRTLPRDLRLDGLRVALDCANGAAYKVAPDALWELGAEVVTLGVEPNGFNINKGCGSTAPDALCRKVHEVRADIGIALDGDADRVIIVDERGRIVDGDQLMAVVAQSWHEDGRLSKPGIVATVMSNLGLERYLGSIGLELVRTPVGDRNVLEAMRDQGFNVGGEQSGHIILSDFTTTGDGLVAALQLLAVVARSGKPVSEVCHRFEPLPQVLRNVRYRGGRPLESKDVLAAIEEARDRLAGAGRLVIRPSGTEPVIRVMAEGEDQRLVEAVVGDIVEALQGAA from the coding sequence ATGAGCAACAGCTATTTCGGGACCGACGGGATTCGCGGCCTCGCGAACCGCTATCCGATCACGCCGGAGATCGCGCTCAAGGCCGGTATGGCCGCCGGTATCGCCTTCCGGCGCGGCACCCACCGGCACCGGGTGGTGATCGGCAAGGACACGCGCCTGTCGGGCTACATGATCGAATCCGCGCTGGTCGCCGGTTTCACGTCGGTCGGGATGGACGTGTTCCTGCTGGGGCCGATGCCGACGCCGGCGGTCGCGATGCTGACCCGGTCGCTGCGGGCCGATCTCGGCGTGATGATCTCGGCCTCGCACAACCCCTATCATGACAACGGCATCAAGCTGTTCGACCCGGAAGGCTACAAGCTGTCGAACGGCACGGAGGATCAGATCGAGACCCTTATCGACTCCGACATGAGCGAATACCTTGCCGCCTCCGCCGCACTGGGGAGGGCCAAGCGGATCGAGGGTGCACACGCCCGATACATCGAGTTTGCCAAGCGCACGCTGCCGCGCGACCTGCGGCTCGACGGGCTCAGGGTGGCGCTGGATTGTGCCAACGGCGCCGCCTACAAGGTCGCCCCCGACGCGCTGTGGGAGCTGGGCGCCGAGGTGGTGACGCTCGGCGTGGAGCCGAACGGCTTCAACATCAACAAGGGTTGCGGCTCGACCGCACCCGACGCGCTGTGTCGCAAGGTGCACGAGGTGCGTGCTGACATCGGCATTGCGCTCGACGGCGATGCCGACCGCGTCATCATCGTCGACGAGCGCGGACGGATCGTCGACGGTGACCAGCTGATGGCTGTTGTCGCGCAGTCGTGGCACGAGGACGGCCGGCTGTCGAAGCCGGGCATCGTTGCCACGGTGATGTCGAACCTGGGTCTCGAACGGTATCTCGGCTCGATCGGCCTCGAGCTGGTGCGCACGCCGGTCGGCGACCGCAACGTGCTCGAGGCGATGCGCGATCAGGGGTTCAACGTCGGCGGCGAGCAGTCCGGCCACATCATCCTGTCGGATTTCACCACGACCGGCGACGGGCTGGTGGCGGCGCTGCAGCTCCTCGCCGTGGTTGCCAGGTCGGGCAAGCCGGTCAGCGAGGTCTGCCACCGCTTCGAACCGTTGCCACAGGTGCTGCGCAATGTGCGGTACCGTGGCGGCCGGCCGCTGGAGTCGAAAGACGTGCTTGCGGCGATCGAGGAGGCCAGGGATCGGCTGGCCGGTGCCGGACGTCTCGTCATCCGTCCCTCCGGCACCGAGCCGGTGATCCGCGTCATGGCCGAGGGCGAGGATCAGCGGCTGGTCGAGGCGGTCGTCGGCGACAT
- the tilS gene encoding tRNA lysidine(34) synthetase TilS: MAAEPGSDGFRRDFSPICPAEAEQLLAPLAELPALALAVSGGPDSLALMRLVAGWRAGRAKPRVLVLTVDHGLRAESRAEAERVQLMAQAAGLRHEILTWEGDRPRRDIQSAARAARYRLMAERCHQLGIGDLATAHHLDDQAETLLLRLARGSGVDGLAAMAFRSIREGLTIHRPLLDVPKSRLVATLAAAGVAWSEDPSNTDPAFARARLRALAPALAAEGLTPRRLADTARRMRRAREALESAAAALTRESVSVDRAGFCRIVVDRLGAAPEEIALRVLARLVMAIGGADYPPRLDRLERLHGWLAAGGAQRGATLAGCRFVRAGAHVLVMREEGRTGLPEVALGQAAALVWDRRFRIAASSCPVPVTSVLVKPLGRAGLAVLKAEGLMRPIPALAARTTPALYDGERLVAAPLAATGGPFAPAWLEVSFLGATRFAGGGH; encoded by the coding sequence GTGGCTGCTGAACCCGGATCCGATGGCTTCCGGCGGGACTTCAGTCCGATCTGTCCGGCCGAGGCGGAACAACTGCTCGCGCCGCTCGCCGAACTGCCGGCGCTGGCGCTCGCCGTGTCCGGTGGCCCCGACAGCCTGGCGTTGATGCGGCTCGTCGCGGGCTGGCGGGCCGGCCGCGCGAAGCCTCGGGTTCTGGTGCTTACCGTCGATCATGGTCTCAGGGCGGAGTCGCGCGCCGAGGCCGAGCGGGTCCAGCTGATGGCGCAGGCGGCAGGGCTGCGCCACGAAATCCTGACCTGGGAGGGCGATAGGCCGCGTCGCGACATCCAGTCGGCGGCCCGTGCGGCAAGATATCGGCTGATGGCCGAACGATGCCATCAGCTCGGGATCGGCGATCTGGCGACGGCCCATCATCTCGACGATCAGGCCGAGACGCTGCTGCTGCGGCTCGCCAGGGGCTCCGGCGTCGACGGACTCGCCGCCATGGCCTTCCGCTCGATTCGCGAGGGACTGACGATTCACCGGCCGCTGCTCGATGTGCCCAAGTCGCGCCTCGTCGCGACGCTCGCGGCAGCTGGCGTCGCCTGGAGCGAGGATCCGTCCAACACCGATCCCGCCTTTGCGCGGGCGCGGTTGCGCGCGCTGGCGCCGGCGCTCGCCGCCGAGGGCCTGACCCCACGCCGTCTCGCCGACACCGCCCGGCGGATGCGCCGGGCCCGCGAAGCCCTTGAATCGGCAGCCGCCGCGCTGACCAGGGAATCTGTCAGCGTCGATCGGGCAGGCTTCTGCCGGATCGTCGTGGACCGGCTCGGCGCAGCGCCGGAGGAGATCGCGCTGCGGGTGCTCGCGCGGTTGGTGATGGCGATCGGCGGTGCCGACTATCCGCCGCGGCTCGATCGGCTCGAGCGGCTGCATGGCTGGCTTGCGGCGGGCGGCGCGCAGCGAGGCGCGACGCTCGCCGGCTGCCGATTCGTGCGCGCGGGGGCGCATGTGCTGGTGATGCGCGAGGAAGGGCGCACGGGGCTGCCAGAGGTGGCGCTCGGACAGGCGGCCGCACTTGTCTGGGACCGTCGGTTCCGGATCGCTGCGTCAAGTTGCCCCGTACCGGTGACATCGGTGCTGGTGAAGCCGCTCGGCCGCGCCGGCCTGGCGGTGCTGAAGGCGGAGGGCCTCATGCGCCCGATCCCGGCGCTTGCCGCCCGAACGACACCAGCGCTCTACGACGGAGAGCGGCTCGTCGCCGCGCCGCTGGCGGCAACCGGTGGCCCCTTTGCGCCGGCCTGGCTCGAGGTCTCCTTCCTTGGCGCGACGCGGTTTGCCGGGGGAGGGCATTGA
- the ftsH gene encoding ATP-dependent zinc metalloprotease FtsH: MNANFRNFALWVIIGLLLIALFNLFQSPSQRAATNEISYSQLLSEVDQGRVRSVTIAGPQVSGVFNDGRTFQTYLPDDPNFITRLEDKGVAISARPPTDDVPSLLGVFVSWFPMLLLIAVWIFFMRQMQGAGGKAMGFGKSKAKLLTEAHGRVTFEDVAGVDEAKEDLEEIVEFLRDPQKFQRLGGRIPRGVLLVGPPGTGKTLLARAIAGEANVPFFTISGSDFVEMFVGVGASRVRDMFEQAKKNAPCIIFIDEIDAVGRHRGAGLGGGNDEREQTLNQLLVEMDGFEANEGIILIAATNRPDVLDPALLRPGRFDRQVVVPNPDVIGREKILKVHIRKVPTAPDVDIKVIARGTPGFSGADLANLVNEAALLAARRSKRLVTAAEFEDAKDKVMMGAERRTLVMSEEEKRLTAYHEAGHALVALHMPASDPIHKATIIPRGRALGMVMRLPERDQVSLTRAKCYADLAVAMGGRVAEELIFGHDKVTSGASADIRMATKLARAMATQFGMSDKLGPLMYGENEEEVFLGHSIARQQHVSDETQKLVDQEIRNFVNTGYETAKKVLTENLEDLHTIANGLLEYETLSGEEIRNLLDGKPPIRDAEVDTGSRPKASAVPTAGKPKRSGGESEAGGMEPQPQA; this comes from the coding sequence ATGAACGCCAATTTCCGGAACTTCGCCCTGTGGGTGATCATCGGTCTCCTGTTGATCGCCCTGTTCAACCTGTTCCAGAGCCCGAGCCAGCGCGCGGCAACGAACGAGATCAGCTATTCGCAGCTGCTGTCCGAGGTCGATCAGGGGCGGGTGCGGTCCGTTACCATCGCCGGGCCGCAGGTCAGCGGCGTCTTCAACGATGGCCGCACCTTCCAGACCTATCTGCCCGACGATCCCAACTTCATAACCCGGCTCGAGGACAAGGGCGTGGCGATCAGCGCCAGGCCGCCGACCGACGACGTGCCCTCGCTCTTGGGCGTGTTCGTCTCGTGGTTCCCGATGCTGCTGCTGATCGCGGTGTGGATCTTCTTCATGCGGCAGATGCAGGGCGCCGGCGGCAAGGCGATGGGATTCGGCAAGTCCAAGGCGAAGCTGCTGACCGAAGCGCACGGGCGCGTCACCTTCGAGGACGTCGCCGGTGTCGACGAGGCCAAGGAAGATCTCGAGGAGATCGTCGAGTTCCTGCGCGATCCGCAGAAGTTCCAGCGGCTCGGCGGCCGAATCCCGCGCGGCGTCCTGCTCGTCGGACCTCCCGGTACCGGCAAGACGCTGCTTGCCCGCGCCATCGCCGGCGAGGCGAACGTGCCGTTCTTCACCATCTCCGGCTCTGACTTTGTCGAGATGTTCGTCGGCGTCGGCGCCAGCCGTGTGCGCGACATGTTCGAGCAGGCCAAGAAGAACGCGCCCTGCATCATCTTCATCGACGAGATCGACGCCGTCGGCCGCCATCGCGGCGCGGGGCTCGGCGGCGGCAACGACGAGCGCGAGCAGACGCTGAACCAGCTGCTTGTCGAGATGGACGGTTTCGAGGCGAACGAGGGGATCATCCTGATCGCCGCGACGAACCGGCCGGACGTGCTCGATCCGGCGCTGCTGCGGCCGGGCCGCTTCGACCGCCAGGTTGTGGTGCCCAACCCCGACGTCATCGGTCGCGAGAAGATCCTCAAGGTGCATATCCGCAAGGTCCCGACCGCACCGGATGTCGACATAAAGGTGATCGCGCGCGGCACCCCCGGCTTTTCCGGTGCCGACCTTGCCAATCTGGTCAATGAGGCGGCGCTGCTGGCCGCCCGCCGCTCGAAGCGGCTGGTGACGGCTGCCGAATTCGAGGATGCCAAGGACAAGGTGATGATGGGCGCCGAGCGCCGGACCCTGGTGATGAGCGAGGAGGAGAAGCGCCTCACCGCCTACCACGAGGCCGGCCACGCGCTGGTCGCGCTGCACATGCCGGCCTCCGATCCGATCCACAAGGCGACGATCATTCCGCGCGGCCGCGCGCTCGGCATGGTGATGCGGCTGCCGGAGCGCGACCAGGTGTCGCTGACCCGGGCCAAGTGCTACGCCGATCTCGCCGTGGCAATGGGCGGCCGCGTCGCCGAGGAACTGATCTTCGGCCACGATAAGGTCACCTCGGGCGCTTCCGCCGACATCCGCATGGCGACCAAGCTCGCCCGGGCAATGGCGACCCAGTTCGGCATGTCCGACAAGCTCGGGCCGCTGATGTATGGCGAGAACGAGGAAGAAGTGTTCCTCGGCCATTCGATTGCCCGCCAGCAGCACGTCTCAGACGAGACTCAGAAGCTGGTCGATCAGGAGATCAGGAACTTCGTCAACACGGGCTACGAGACTGCGAAGAAGGTGCTGACCGAGAATCTCGAGGATCTGCACACGATCGCCAACGGCCTGCTGGAATACGAGACGCTGTCGGGCGAGGAGATCCGCAACCTGCTCGACGGCAAGCCGCCGATCCGCGATGCCGAGGTCGACACCGGGTCGCGGCCAAAGGCCTCCGCGGTGCCGACCGCCGGCAAGCCGAAGCGCTCCGGCGGCGAGTCGGAGGCGGGCGGCATGGAACCGCAGCCACAGGCCTGA
- a CDS encoding response regulator — protein MFDRKTAPLRPLAELRNTSIGLVDSYPSIAPLLRDVLAIWEMRRMGIVGEACDPMTLAQLSASQPDILIINAIGRLSSSLALAAAVRNRHSFPDPFLPMIIVMANVTRERVLRARDTGIDEFLAFPFSAKALYQRIESIVFDRRGFVATPSYFGPDRRRGAMATYLGADRRSGSSLLINARTRQTYLEIG, from the coding sequence GTGTTCGATCGCAAGACCGCCCCGCTGCGACCGCTGGCCGAACTCAGGAACACCTCGATCGGCCTCGTCGACAGCTATCCCTCGATCGCGCCGCTACTGCGCGACGTGCTGGCGATATGGGAGATGCGCCGCATGGGCATCGTGGGCGAGGCCTGCGATCCGATGACGCTGGCGCAGCTGTCCGCCAGCCAGCCCGACATCCTCATCATCAACGCGATCGGTCGCCTGTCGTCCTCGCTGGCGCTGGCCGCGGCGGTGCGCAACCGCCATTCCTTCCCAGATCCGTTCCTGCCGATGATCATCGTCATGGCGAACGTCACCCGCGAGCGTGTGCTGCGTGCCCGCGACACCGGCATCGACGAGTTCCTCGCCTTCCCGTTCAGTGCCAAGGCCCTCTACCAGCGCATCGAAAGCATCGTCTTCGACCGCCGCGGCTTCGTTGCAACCCCGTCCTATTTCGGCCCGGACCGGCGCCGCGGCGCAATGGCAACCTATCTGGGCGCCGACCGCCGCAGCGGCAGCAGCCTCCTCATCAACGCGAGAACCCGGCAGACCTACCTCGAGATCGGCTGA